From a single Rhinolophus ferrumequinum isolate MPI-CBG mRhiFer1 chromosome 15, mRhiFer1_v1.p, whole genome shotgun sequence genomic region:
- the HSPBP1 gene encoding LOW QUALITY PROTEIN: hsp70-binding protein 1 (The sequence of the model RefSeq protein was modified relative to this genomic sequence to represent the inferred CDS: inserted 1 base in 1 codon; deleted 1 base in 1 codon) yields the protein MGGRRALLKRHLLRRPPRVDPPGRQSYFSGDHPRPXTHSSLLHEQLMADQGSGGSRLPLALPPASQGCSSGSGGSSAGGSGNPPHPRNLQGLLQMAITAGSEESDPPPEPMSEERRQWLQEAMSAACRGQREEVEQMKNCIQVLSQPTPLSAGEAELASDQQEREGALELLADLCENMDNAADFCQLSGMHLLVGRYLEAGPTGLRWRAAQLIGTCSQNVAAIQEQVLGLGALRKLLRLLDRDPCDSVRVKALFAISCLVREQEAGLLQFLRLDGFSVLMRAMQQHVQKLKVKSAFLLQNLLVGHPEHKGTLCSMGMVQQLVALVRTEHSPFHEHVLGALCSLVTDFPQGVRECREPELGLEELLRHRCQLLQQHEEYQEELEFCEKLLQTCFSSPTDDSMDR from the exons ATGGGCGGGCGCCGAGCTCTCCTAAAACGCCACCTTCTCCGCAGACCCCCCAGG GTCGACCCGCCAGGACGCCAGAGCTACTTCAGCGGTGACCACCCTCGGC CAACACATTCTTCCCTTCTTCACGAACAGCTCATGGCGGACCAAGGCTCGGGGGGCAGCCGCCTCCCCCTGGCACTGCCCCCAGCCTCACAGGGTTGCTCGTCAGGGAGCGGCGGCTCCTCGGCTGGGGGCTCGGGCAATCCCCCGCACCCGCGCAACCTCCAAGGCCTGCTGCAGATGGCCATCACGGCGGGCTCTGAGGAGTCAGACCCCCCTCCAGAACCCATGAGTGAGGAG AGGCGCCAGTGGCTGCAGGAGGCCATGTCGGCTGCCTGCCGGGGCCAGCGGGAGGAGGTGGAGCAGATGAAGAACTGCATCCAAGTGCTGTCCCAGCCCACTCCCCTCTCGGCCGGGGAGGCTGAACTGGCCTCAGATCAGCAGGAGCGTGAGGGGGCCCTGGAGCTGCTAGCTGACCTGTGTGAAAACATGGACAACGCTGCAG ACTTCTGCCAGCTGTCAGGCATGCACCTGCTGGTGGGCCGGTACCTAGAGGCGGGGCCCACTGGGCTACGGTGGCGGGCTGCTCAGCTCATCGGCACATGTAGCCAGAATGTGGCAGCCATCCAGGAGCAGGTGCTGGGCCTGGGTGCCCTGCGCAAGCTGCTGCGGCTGCTCGACCGGGACCCCTGTGACTCAGTGCGCGTCAAGGCCCTCTTCGCCATCTCCT gcctggtCCGGGAGCAGGAGGCTGGGCTGCTGCAGTTCCTCCGCCTAGATGGCTTCTCTGTGTTGATGCGCGCCATGCAGCAGCATGTACAAAAGCTCAAGGTTAAGTCAGCATTCCTGCTGCAGAACCTGCTGGTTGGCCACCCGGAACATAAAG GTACCCTGTGCTCCATGGGGATGGTCCAGCAGCTGGTGGCCCTCGTCCGGACAGAACACAGCCCTTTCCACGAGCACGTGCTTGGAGCCCTGTGCAG CCTGGTGACAGACTTCCCCCAGGGCGTGCGGGAATGCCGGGagccagagctgggcctggaagaGCTCCTCCGCCACCGCTGCCAGCTGCTGCAGCAGCATGAGGAATACCAG GAGGAGCTGGAGTTCTGTGAAAAGCTGCTACAGACCTGTTTCTCCAGCCCAACGGATGACAGCATGGATCGGTGA
- the BRSK1 gene encoding serine/threonine-protein kinase BRSK1 isoform X2: MKVEREIAILKLIEHPHVLKLHDVYENKKYLYLVLEHVSGGELFDYLVKKGRLTPKEARKFFRQIVSALDFCHSYSICHRDLKPENLLLDEKNNIRIADFGMASLQVGDSLLETSCGSPHYACPEVIKGEKYDGRRADMWSCGVILFALLVGALPFDDDNLRQLLEKVKRGVFHMPHFIPPDCQSLLRGMIEVEPEKRLSLEQIQKHPWYLGGKHEPDPCLEPAPGRRVAMRSLPSNGELDPDVLESMASLGCFRDRERLHRELRSEEENQEKMIYYLLLDRKERYPSCEDQDLPPRNDVDPPRKRVDSPMLSRHGKRRPERKSMEVLSITDAGGGGSPVPTRRALEMAQHSQRSRSVSGASTGLSSSPLSSPRSPVFSFSPEPGTGDEARGGGSPTSKTQTLPSRGPRGGGAGEQPPPPSARSTPLPGPPGSPRSSGGTPLHSPLHTPRASPTGTPGTTPPPSPGGGVGGAAWRSRLNSIRNSFLGSPRFHRRKMQVPTAEEMSSLTPESSPELAKRSWFGNFISLDKEEQIFLVLKDKPLSSIKADIVHAFLSIPSLSHSVLSQTSFRAEYKASGGPSVFQKPVRFQVDISSSEGPEPSPRRDGSGGGGGIYSVTFTLISGPSRRFKRVVETIQAQLLSTHDQPSVQALADEKNGAQTRPVSTPPRSLQPPPGRPDPELTSSPRRGPPKDKKVLATNGTPLP; encoded by the exons atgaag GTGGAGCGGGAGATCGCCATCCTGAAGCTCATTGAACACCCGCACGTCCTCAAGCTCCACGATGTCTACGAGAACAAGAAATATTT GTACCTGGTTCTGGAGCATGTCTCTGGAGGTGAGCTGTTTGACTACCTGGTAAAGAAGGGGAGACTGACCCCCAAGGAGGCCCGGAAGTTCTTCCGCCAGATCGTGTCAGCACTGGACTTCTGCCATAGCTACTCCATCTG CCACAGAGACCTGAAGCCTGAGAACCTGCTTTTGGATGAGAAGAACAACATCCGCATTGCAGATTTCGGCATGGCATCCCTGCAGGTGGGGGACAGCCTCCTGGAGACCAGCTGTGG GTCCCCCCACTATGCGTGTCCAGAGGTGATTAAG GGAGAAAAGTATGATGGCCGCCGGGCAGACATGTGGAGCTGTGGGGTCATCCTCTTCGCCCTGCTTGTG GGGGCTCTACCCTTCGATGATGACAACCTCCGCCAGCTGCTGGAGAAGGTGAAACGGGGTGTCTTCCACATGCCACACTTCATTCCTCCAGACTGCCAGAGCCTTTTGAGGGGGATGATCGAAGTGGAGCCAGAGAAAAGGCTCAGT CTGGAGCAAATTCAAAAACATCCCTGGTACCT GGGTGGGAAACACGAACCGGACCCATGCCTGGAGCCAGCCCCAGGCCGTAGGGTGGCCATGCGGAGCTTGCCATCGaatggagagctggaccccgacGTCCTGGAGAGCATGGCTTCCCTGGGCTGCTTCAGGGACCGCGAGCGGCTGCACCGCGAGCTGCGCAGCGAGGA gGAGAACcaagaaaagatgatatattaTCTGCTTTTGGATCGGAAGGAGCGGTACCCCAGCTGTGAGGACCAGGACCTGCCTCCCCGGAATGATGTTG ACCCCCCTCGGAAGCGTGTGGACTCCCCCATGCTGAGCCGTCACGGGAAGCGGCGGCCAGAGCGGAAGTCCATGGAGGTCCTGAGCATCACTGATGCCGGTGGTGGCGGCTCCCCCGTACCTACCCGACGGGCCCTGGAGATGGCCCAGCACAGCCAGAG ATCCCGTAGTGTCAGTGGAGCCTCCACTGGTCTGTCCTCCAGTCCTCTGAGCAGCCCGAGG AGTCCGGTGTTTTCCTTCTCACCGGAGCCGGGGACTGGAGATGAGGCTCGCGGCGGGGGCTCTCCGACTTCCAAAACGCAGACGCTGCCTTCTCGGGGCCCCAGGGGTGGGGGCGCCGGGGAGCAGCCCCCGCCTCCCAGTGCCCGCTCCACGCCCCTTCCCGGTCCCCCAGGCTCCCCACGCTCCTCCGGGGGGACTCCCTTGCACTCTCCCCTGCACACGCCCCGGGCCAGCCCCACTGGGACCCCGGGAACAACACCGCCCCCAAGCCCTGGCGGTGGCGTCGGGGGAGCCGCCTGGAGGAGTCGTCTCAACTCTATCCGCAACAGCTTCCTGGGCTCCCCTCGCTTTCACCGGCGCAAGATGCAGG tcCCCACCGCAGAGGAGATGTCCAGTTTGACGCCAGAGTCCTCTCCAGA GCTGGCAAAACGCTCCTGGTTTGGTAACTTCATCTCCTTggacaaagaagaacaaatattCCTCGTGCTAAAGGACAAACCTCTCAGCAGCATCAAAGCAGACATTGTCCATGCCTTCCTGTCG ATCCCCAGCCTGAGTCACAGTGTGCTGTCACAGACCAGCTTCAGGGCTGAGTACAAGGCCAGTGGTGGCCCCTCCGTCTTCCAGAAGCCCGTCCGCTTCCAGGTGGACATTAGCTCCTCTGAGGGGCCAGAGCCCTCCCCCCGACGggatggcagtggtggtggtggcggcatCTACTCTGTCACCTTTACTCTCATCTCTG GTCCCAGCCGTCGGTTCAAGCGAGTCGTGGAGACCATCCAGGCACAGCTGCTGAGCACTCATGACCAGCCCTCCGTACAGGCCCTggcag ATGAGAAGAACGGGGCCCAGACCCGGCCTGTTAGTACCCCACCCCGAAGCCTGCAGCCCCCGCCTGGCCGCCCAGACCCAGAGCTGACCAGCTCTCCCCGCCGAGGACCCCCCAAAGACAAGAAGGTCCTGGCCACCAATGGGACCCCTCTGCCCTGA
- the BRSK1 gene encoding serine/threonine-protein kinase BRSK1 isoform X1 has protein sequence MSSGAKEGGGGSPAYHLPHPHPHPPQHAQYVGPYRLEKTLGKGQTGLVKLGVHCITGQKVAIKIVNREKLSESVLMKVEREIAILKLIEHPHVLKLHDVYENKKYLYLVLEHVSGGELFDYLVKKGRLTPKEARKFFRQIVSALDFCHSYSICHRDLKPENLLLDEKNNIRIADFGMASLQVGDSLLETSCGSPHYACPEVIKGEKYDGRRADMWSCGVILFALLVGALPFDDDNLRQLLEKVKRGVFHMPHFIPPDCQSLLRGMIEVEPEKRLSLEQIQKHPWYLGGKHEPDPCLEPAPGRRVAMRSLPSNGELDPDVLESMASLGCFRDRERLHRELRSEEENQEKMIYYLLLDRKERYPSCEDQDLPPRNDVDPPRKRVDSPMLSRHGKRRPERKSMEVLSITDAGGGGSPVPTRRALEMAQHSQRSRSVSGASTGLSSSPLSSPRSPVFSFSPEPGTGDEARGGGSPTSKTQTLPSRGPRGGGAGEQPPPPSARSTPLPGPPGSPRSSGGTPLHSPLHTPRASPTGTPGTTPPPSPGGGVGGAAWRSRLNSIRNSFLGSPRFHRRKMQVPTAEEMSSLTPESSPELAKRSWFGNFISLDKEEQIFLVLKDKPLSSIKADIVHAFLSIPSLSHSVLSQTSFRAEYKASGGPSVFQKPVRFQVDISSSEGPEPSPRRDGSGGGGGIYSVTFTLISGPSRRFKRVVETIQAQLLSTHDQPSVQALADEKNGAQTRPVSTPPRSLQPPPGRPDPELTSSPRRGPPKDKKVLATNGTPLP, from the exons ATGTCGTCTGGGGCCAAGGAGGGAGGCGGGGGCTCCCCCGCCTACCACCTCCcgcacccacacccacacccaccccagcaCGCCCAGTATGTGGGCCCCTATCGGCTGGAGAAGACGCTGGGCAAGGGACAGACAG GGTTGGTTAAACTCGGTGTCCACTGCATCACAGGCCAGAAGGTCGCCATCAAGATCGTGAACCGGGAGAAGCTGTCTGAATCCGTGCTgatgaag GTGGAGCGGGAGATCGCCATCCTGAAGCTCATTGAACACCCGCACGTCCTCAAGCTCCACGATGTCTACGAGAACAAGAAATATTT GTACCTGGTTCTGGAGCATGTCTCTGGAGGTGAGCTGTTTGACTACCTGGTAAAGAAGGGGAGACTGACCCCCAAGGAGGCCCGGAAGTTCTTCCGCCAGATCGTGTCAGCACTGGACTTCTGCCATAGCTACTCCATCTG CCACAGAGACCTGAAGCCTGAGAACCTGCTTTTGGATGAGAAGAACAACATCCGCATTGCAGATTTCGGCATGGCATCCCTGCAGGTGGGGGACAGCCTCCTGGAGACCAGCTGTGG GTCCCCCCACTATGCGTGTCCAGAGGTGATTAAG GGAGAAAAGTATGATGGCCGCCGGGCAGACATGTGGAGCTGTGGGGTCATCCTCTTCGCCCTGCTTGTG GGGGCTCTACCCTTCGATGATGACAACCTCCGCCAGCTGCTGGAGAAGGTGAAACGGGGTGTCTTCCACATGCCACACTTCATTCCTCCAGACTGCCAGAGCCTTTTGAGGGGGATGATCGAAGTGGAGCCAGAGAAAAGGCTCAGT CTGGAGCAAATTCAAAAACATCCCTGGTACCT GGGTGGGAAACACGAACCGGACCCATGCCTGGAGCCAGCCCCAGGCCGTAGGGTGGCCATGCGGAGCTTGCCATCGaatggagagctggaccccgacGTCCTGGAGAGCATGGCTTCCCTGGGCTGCTTCAGGGACCGCGAGCGGCTGCACCGCGAGCTGCGCAGCGAGGA gGAGAACcaagaaaagatgatatattaTCTGCTTTTGGATCGGAAGGAGCGGTACCCCAGCTGTGAGGACCAGGACCTGCCTCCCCGGAATGATGTTG ACCCCCCTCGGAAGCGTGTGGACTCCCCCATGCTGAGCCGTCACGGGAAGCGGCGGCCAGAGCGGAAGTCCATGGAGGTCCTGAGCATCACTGATGCCGGTGGTGGCGGCTCCCCCGTACCTACCCGACGGGCCCTGGAGATGGCCCAGCACAGCCAGAG ATCCCGTAGTGTCAGTGGAGCCTCCACTGGTCTGTCCTCCAGTCCTCTGAGCAGCCCGAGG AGTCCGGTGTTTTCCTTCTCACCGGAGCCGGGGACTGGAGATGAGGCTCGCGGCGGGGGCTCTCCGACTTCCAAAACGCAGACGCTGCCTTCTCGGGGCCCCAGGGGTGGGGGCGCCGGGGAGCAGCCCCCGCCTCCCAGTGCCCGCTCCACGCCCCTTCCCGGTCCCCCAGGCTCCCCACGCTCCTCCGGGGGGACTCCCTTGCACTCTCCCCTGCACACGCCCCGGGCCAGCCCCACTGGGACCCCGGGAACAACACCGCCCCCAAGCCCTGGCGGTGGCGTCGGGGGAGCCGCCTGGAGGAGTCGTCTCAACTCTATCCGCAACAGCTTCCTGGGCTCCCCTCGCTTTCACCGGCGCAAGATGCAGG tcCCCACCGCAGAGGAGATGTCCAGTTTGACGCCAGAGTCCTCTCCAGA GCTGGCAAAACGCTCCTGGTTTGGTAACTTCATCTCCTTggacaaagaagaacaaatattCCTCGTGCTAAAGGACAAACCTCTCAGCAGCATCAAAGCAGACATTGTCCATGCCTTCCTGTCG ATCCCCAGCCTGAGTCACAGTGTGCTGTCACAGACCAGCTTCAGGGCTGAGTACAAGGCCAGTGGTGGCCCCTCCGTCTTCCAGAAGCCCGTCCGCTTCCAGGTGGACATTAGCTCCTCTGAGGGGCCAGAGCCCTCCCCCCGACGggatggcagtggtggtggtggcggcatCTACTCTGTCACCTTTACTCTCATCTCTG GTCCCAGCCGTCGGTTCAAGCGAGTCGTGGAGACCATCCAGGCACAGCTGCTGAGCACTCATGACCAGCCCTCCGTACAGGCCCTggcag ATGAGAAGAACGGGGCCCAGACCCGGCCTGTTAGTACCCCACCCCGAAGCCTGCAGCCCCCGCCTGGCCGCCCAGACCCAGAGCTGACCAGCTCTCCCCGCCGAGGACCCCCCAAAGACAAGAAGGTCCTGGCCACCAATGGGACCCCTCTGCCCTGA